From the genome of Saccopteryx bilineata isolate mSacBil1 chromosome 6, mSacBil1_pri_phased_curated, whole genome shotgun sequence, one region includes:
- the SOCS3 gene encoding suppressor of cytokine signaling 3, whose protein sequence is MVTHRKFPAAGMSRPLDTSLRLKTFSSKSEYQLVVNAVRKLQESGFYWSAVTGGEANLLLSAEPAGTFLIRDSSDQRHFFTLSVKTQSGTKNLRIQCEGGSFSLQSDPRSTQPVPRFDCVLKLVHHYMPPPSAPSFPLPPTEPSSSPTSEAPEQPPAQPLPGNPPRRAYYIYSGGEKIPLVLSRPLSSNVATLQHLCRKTVNGHLDSYEKVAQLPGPIREFLDQYDAPL, encoded by the coding sequence ATGGTCACCCACAGGAAGTTTCCCGCCGCCGGGATGAGCCGCCCCCTGGACACCAGCCTGCGCCTCAAGACCTTCAGCTCCAAGAGCGAGTACCAGCTGGTAGTGAACGCAGTGCGCAAACTGCAGGAGAGCGGCTTCTACTGGAGTGCCGTGACCGGCGGCGAGGCGAACCTGCTGCTTAGCGCAGAGCCCGCCGGTACCTTCCTCATCCGCGACAGCTCGGACCAGCGCCACTTCTTCACGCTCAGCGTCAAGACCCAGTCGGGGACCAAGAACCTGCGCATTCAGTGCGAGGGGGGCAGCTTCTCTCTGCAGAGCGACCCCCGAAGCACGCAACCTGTGCCCCGCTTCGActgtgtgctcaagctggtgcatCACTACATGCCGCCCCCCAGCGCCCCCTCCTTCCCCTTGCCACCGACTGAACCATCCTCCTCACCCACCTCCGAGGCGCCAGAACAGCCTCCAGCCCAGCCTCTCCCAGGGAACCCACCTAGGAGAGCCTATTACATCTACTCGGGCGGCGAGAAGATCCCTCTGGTGTTGAGCAGGCCACTCTCCTCCAACGTGGCCACTCTCCAACATCTTTGTCGGAAGACTGTCAATGGCCACCTGGATTCCTATGAGAAAGTCGCCCAGCTGCCTGGACCCATTCGGGAGTTCTTGGACCAGTACGATGCTCCACTTTAA